From Roseburia hominis, the proteins below share one genomic window:
- a CDS encoding MerR family transcriptional regulator, whose protein sequence is MRTISQVAELTGISIRTLQYYDEIGLLKPSELTQSGYRLYNDEALQKLQQILFFKELGFKLNDIREILQKPNFDRIAAFKKQKELLLLKRNRIDRLIQLLSRLEKGEQCMSFKEFDLSDYINALEDFKFNQTEEVIKHWGSIENFDMFIQKIKDDEDHVAKLAIQEFGSIEKYTETMKHNLEHFSETMDNWYSKIPEEMRTEDKFLKLASRKGEDVSSDSIQNMVKEIISCAHGNAPAELVGDDNNYCQMIIEVYSNDYLKTVTDTKYGAGSCDYIVEAFRHYLYVKGNK, encoded by the coding sequence ATGAGAACCATAAGCCAAGTTGCAGAATTAACAGGTATCAGTATACGCACGCTGCAATACTATGATGAAATCGGACTGCTAAAACCAAGTGAATTAACGCAGTCCGGCTATCGCTTATACAATGATGAAGCATTGCAGAAACTTCAACAAATTCTGTTTTTTAAGGAATTGGGTTTCAAACTAAATGATATTAGAGAAATTCTGCAAAAACCCAATTTTGACAGAATTGCTGCATTCAAAAAACAAAAAGAACTGCTTCTTCTAAAGCGCAATCGCATAGACAGACTCATACAGCTTCTTAGCCGCTTAGAGAAAGGAGAGCAATGTATGAGTTTTAAAGAATTTGATTTGTCGGATTATATTAATGCTTTAGAAGATTTTAAGTTCAATCAGACAGAAGAAGTTATCAAGCACTGGGGAAGCATTGAAAATTTTGACATGTTCATTCAAAAAATCAAGGACGATGAAGACCATGTGGCAAAACTCGCCATTCAAGAGTTCGGCAGCATCGAAAAATACACCGAAACTATGAAGCACAATTTGGAACATTTCTCTGAAACCATGGACAACTGGTATTCAAAAATCCCAGAGGAAATGAGAACCGAGGACAAGTTTCTTAAATTAGCTTCGCGCAAAGGGGAGGACGTCTCTTCGGACAGTATTCAAAACATGGTTAAAGAAATTATCTCTTGCGCCCACGGAAACGCTCCGGCTGAATTAGTCGGAGATGATAATAATTATTGCCAGATGATTATTGAAGTCTACTCTAATGATTATCTGAAAACTGTAACCGACACCAAGTACGGCGCAGGCAGTTGCGATTATATTGTAGAAGCCTTTCGCCATTACTTGTATGTGAAAGGAAATAAATAA
- a CDS encoding DDE-type integrase/transposase/recombinase, whose translation MHYNTKNFSDASAMAQFRLALIAPVIHGLYPDASRNAYYQRVTEKPLTLPDGSVFQYSPKTLSKWASLYQNGGIDALMPRERSDKGSTRALPDTAIEEIYRLKEAFPRLNATQIHRHLVEEAFIPASVSVCAVQRFVKKHDLKSARNPSMRDRKAFEEDAFGKMWQADTCYLPYITEGGQRRRVYCIMIIDDHSRFLVGGGLFYNDNAYNFQKVLKNAVASHGIPAKLYVDNGCSYSNEQLSLICGSIGTVLLHTKVRDGASKAKIERQFRTFKETWLYTLDMDSITSLAQFNSLLRDYIRTYNTSMHSGIGCTPMERYQKTRCAIQMPKSREWLEECFLNRINRKVNKDSTVSIDKVSYDVPMQFISSKVEIRFLPDDMSSAYILYEGEHYPIRPTDKNENCRTKRNNTPSIDYSKIGGAC comes from the coding sequence ATGCATTACAACACCAAAAACTTTTCAGACGCATCTGCTATGGCACAGTTCCGGCTCGCACTCATTGCACCGGTCATCCATGGCCTTTATCCGGATGCGTCCAGAAACGCCTATTACCAGCGGGTAACGGAAAAACCCCTCACCCTGCCTGACGGCTCTGTATTCCAGTACAGCCCCAAGACCCTCAGCAAGTGGGCCTCTCTTTACCAGAATGGCGGCATTGACGCGCTCATGCCCCGGGAACGTTCCGACAAAGGCTCCACACGCGCCTTGCCGGACACGGCCATTGAAGAGATCTACCGGCTGAAAGAGGCTTTCCCACGCTTAAACGCAACCCAGATCCACCGCCATCTTGTGGAGGAAGCTTTTATCCCCGCCTCTGTCAGCGTCTGCGCCGTCCAGCGCTTCGTGAAAAAGCATGACCTGAAGTCGGCGCGCAATCCATCTATGAGGGACAGGAAAGCTTTTGAGGAAGATGCCTTTGGGAAAATGTGGCAGGCGGATACCTGTTACCTCCCTTATATCACGGAAGGCGGGCAGCGCAGGAGGGTTTACTGCATTATGATCATTGATGACCACTCGCGTTTCCTGGTGGGCGGCGGCCTTTTTTATAACGATAACGCCTATAACTTCCAGAAAGTTTTAAAAAACGCAGTTGCCTCCCACGGCATTCCGGCGAAACTCTATGTCGACAATGGCTGCAGCTACTCAAATGAACAGCTCTCCCTGATCTGCGGCTCCATCGGCACGGTCCTCCTTCATACAAAAGTGCGGGACGGCGCCAGCAAGGCCAAGATCGAACGCCAGTTCAGGACATTCAAGGAGACCTGGCTTTATACGCTGGACATGGATTCCATCACGTCCCTGGCACAGTTCAATTCCCTCCTGCGGGACTATATCCGCACCTACAATACTTCCATGCATTCCGGCATCGGCTGTACCCCCATGGAACGTTACCAGAAGACGCGCTGTGCCATACAGATGCCAAAGTCCAGGGAATGGCTGGAGGAATGTTTCTTAAACCGCATCAACAGGAAGGTGAATAAGGATTCCACTGTCTCCATCGACAAGGTCTCCTATGACGTCCCCATGCAGTTCATCTCATCCAAAGTTGAGATCCGCTTCCTTCCCGACGATATGTCCTCTGCCTACATCCTTTATGAGGGGGAGCATTATCCCATCCGGCCGACAGATAAAAATGAAAACTGCAGGACAAAACGTAACAACACCCCTTCTATTGATTATTCAAAGATAGGAGGTGCCTGCTGA
- a CDS encoding helix-turn-helix transcriptional regulator — protein MGKYLHKNKNTAFVDYPCGDFLKEVRKSLKLSQAVIAQDIGISQIAYSGWERGARVPRRKEYQRIVAGLDHVEEQKTLSLSEL, from the coding sequence ATGGGAAAATACCTGCATAAAAACAAAAATACCGCCTTTGTAGATTATCCATGCGGCGATTTTCTGAAAGAAGTTCGTAAGAGCTTGAAATTGTCGCAAGCCGTTATCGCGCAGGATATAGGTATATCCCAAATAGCTTATTCCGGCTGGGAGCGTGGAGCCAGGGTTCCACGGCGCAAAGAATACCAGCGCATTGTCGCCGGCCTGGATCATGTGGAAGAACAAAAAACGCTATCTCTATCTGAATTATGA
- a CDS encoding YjdF family protein, protein MDKVLGRLTVFFEEPFWIGVFERISEGKLSVCKVTFGAEPKDYEIYEFVLKNYYRLKFSPAVATDVKEAGRNPKRVQREVRKQVQNTGIGTKSQQVLKLQQEQLKTERKTVSREQREAERQRQFELKQQKRKEKHRGR, encoded by the coding sequence ATGGACAAAGTATTGGGCAGACTGACAGTATTTTTTGAGGAACCATTTTGGATAGGTGTTTTTGAACGCATATCGGAGGGGAAGCTATCTGTATGTAAGGTTACGTTTGGAGCAGAACCGAAAGATTACGAGATATACGAATTTGTTCTGAAAAATTACTATCGACTGAAATTTAGTCCGGCTGTGGCAACTGATGTAAAGGAAGCTGGTCGCAATCCGAAACGGGTACAGCGAGAAGTGCGAAAACAGGTACAGAATACTGGCATAGGCACAAAATCGCAGCAGGTTTTGAAATTACAACAGGAGCAGTTGAAAACTGAACGCAAGACTGTGAGCCGAGAGCAGCGGGAAGCAGAGAGGCAGCGGCAGTTTGAACTGAAACAGCAGAAAAGGAAAGAGAAGCATAGGGGCAGATAA
- a CDS encoding signal peptidase I, which translates to MARSDCKTSKKNKSGTGSHWRRALVVIAGLILGLNLYSWNASALAGNAMPMPFGIGAAVVLSGSMEPTLDVNDVIIVRETGSYEVNDIVVYQSGNTLIVHRIIAKDGETIVTQGDANNVADTPIEIHAVKGKVIAHIPAAGLVVNALRTPAGILIVLIAAFTLMEFSFRKEKDKDEKELEAIKAEIRRFKEEQEEKE; encoded by the coding sequence ATGGCAAGAAGTGACTGTAAGACCTCTAAAAAGAATAAATCCGGCACAGGAAGTCACTGGCGGCGGGCCTTGGTGGTTATCGCCGGACTGATATTAGGACTGAACCTGTACAGCTGGAACGCCTCCGCACTTGCGGGAAACGCAATGCCCATGCCCTTTGGAATCGGTGCGGCGGTAGTGCTGTCGGGCAGTATGGAACCGACGCTGGATGTCAACGATGTTATCATAGTACGGGAAACGGGCAGTTATGAGGTGAACGATATTGTGGTGTACCAAAGCGGCAATACTCTGATCGTCCACCGCATTATCGCAAAGGACGGTGAAACCATCGTCACCCAAGGCGATGCCAATAATGTGGCGGACACACCTATTGAAATACACGCCGTCAAAGGCAAAGTTATTGCCCACATACCGGCGGCTGGGCTGGTGGTGAACGCACTAAGAACTCCGGCTGGTATTTTGATTGTGCTGATTGCTGCCTTTACTCTGATGGAGTTTTCTTTCCGTAAGGAAAAGGATAAGGACGAAAAAGAACTGGAAGCCATTAAAGCAGAGATCCGGAGGTTCAAGGAAGAACAGGAAGAAAAGGAATGA
- a CDS encoding IS1182 family transposase, whose protein sequence is MLKDHSQLKLSLSPYQGIYDAIIPANHLLRRIKENIDFSFVNPMLRKQYCENFGRPAKEPEMMFKLLFLKKLYDLSDETLISSAQTDMAYKFFLDLEPEEKMIDPSLLTKFRKTRITEDILEEMLKETIQQALDKGLIKSGTIIVDSTHTTASVRAKSPTQILRDMSKQLRKEIYKNAFELSERFPEKPSLEAGLDEEIAYTKELLQVLEEGIETCGNQKIQKISKEMKELLENEQIREIRSKDDKDARFGHKTATSTFYGYKNHLAMTEGRLIAGISVTDGGAPDGQELPKLIEKAQKNGIKVTEVIGDMAYVSDDNLEVCGKEIALIARTNTAVAAAANGNLAEGFCFNKDAGLLQCPAGELSMRVEKRAAKNGNTYLRYIFSKVKCRKCPQRENCRVGKSNSKERSYSITQASAKNMERLKFEESEYFQERMKIRHRIEEKNGELKEAHGLRRADSRGLFAMHVQMYFTAFTANVKRIVRLQELAMA, encoded by the coding sequence ATGTTGAAAGACCATTCACAGTTGAAACTTTCATTATCACCCTATCAGGGGATTTATGATGCAATCATTCCAGCAAATCATCTTTTGCGTAGAATTAAAGAAAATATAGATTTTAGTTTTGTAAATCCAATGCTCCGTAAACAGTATTGTGAAAATTTCGGGCGGCCGGCGAAAGAACCGGAGATGATGTTTAAACTGCTTTTTCTGAAAAAGCTGTACGATCTGTCCGATGAAACCCTGATCAGCAGTGCTCAGACAGACATGGCATATAAATTTTTTCTGGATCTGGAACCAGAAGAAAAAATGATAGATCCCAGTCTTCTGACGAAATTCAGAAAGACCCGCATCACGGAAGATATTCTGGAGGAAATGCTGAAAGAAACAATCCAGCAGGCTCTGGACAAAGGTCTAATCAAATCGGGAACGATTATCGTGGATTCTACCCACACAACTGCATCCGTCCGAGCGAAATCCCCCACACAAATCCTGAGGGATATGAGTAAACAACTTCGGAAAGAGATTTATAAAAATGCTTTTGAATTATCAGAGAGATTTCCAGAGAAACCATCTTTGGAAGCAGGATTGGACGAAGAGATCGCCTATACGAAGGAACTGCTCCAGGTTCTGGAGGAAGGGATAGAAACCTGTGGAAATCAAAAGATACAGAAAATCTCTAAAGAGATGAAAGAACTGCTTGAGAACGAACAGATCAGAGAGATCCGTTCCAAAGATGATAAAGATGCACGGTTTGGGCACAAAACGGCGACCAGTACGTTTTATGGGTATAAGAATCATCTCGCAATGACAGAAGGCCGTCTGATTGCTGGGATAAGTGTAACAGATGGAGGAGCACCGGATGGTCAGGAATTGCCGAAACTGATAGAAAAAGCACAGAAAAATGGAATAAAAGTAACAGAAGTTATCGGAGATATGGCATATGTCAGTGATGATAATCTGGAAGTATGCGGAAAAGAGATTGCACTGATTGCCCGAACGAATACAGCTGTAGCGGCGGCTGCAAACGGAAACCTTGCGGAGGGGTTCTGTTTCAATAAAGATGCAGGGTTGCTGCAATGTCCTGCCGGAGAGCTTTCCATGCGAGTGGAAAAGAGAGCTGCCAAAAACGGGAACACCTATTTAAGATATATATTTAGCAAAGTTAAGTGCCGGAAATGCCCGCAAAGAGAAAACTGCCGTGTAGGAAAATCAAACTCAAAAGAACGGAGTTACAGTATCACGCAGGCAAGCGCGAAAAACATGGAAAGGCTTAAATTTGAAGAAAGTGAATACTTCCAAGAGAGAATGAAAATCCGGCATAGGATAGAAGAAAAGAATGGAGAATTAAAAGAAGCCCACGGTTTGCGCAGAGCAGATTCAAGAGGGTTATTTGCTATGCATGTTCAAATGTATTTTACCGCATTTACAGCAAATGTAAAAAGGATAGTAAGATTACAGGAATTGGCTATGGCTTAA
- a CDS encoding transposase: MHFLWSSKVYKKIDFDKETGEILTASSILDIDEEKLREEEAFDGYYMLLTSEMETSDDEIIDIYRGLWRIEESFKVTKSELEARPVYVWTKEHIEAHFLTCFVALTIARILEMKLERKYSIGTILDALSKAECSLLQQNYYLFDYYDETLKDIGKVMNIDFSKRIRTLGEIKKILADTKK, encoded by the coding sequence ATCCACTTCCTATGGAGCAGCAAAGTATATAAAAAAATAGATTTTGATAAAGAAACCGGGGAAATCCTTACTGCTTCTTCCATTCTGGATATCGATGAAGAAAAGCTCAGGGAAGAAGAAGCATTTGACGGTTATTACATGCTTCTGACCAGTGAGATGGAAACATCAGATGATGAGATAATAGACATATATCGAGGACTTTGGAGAATTGAAGAGTCCTTTAAAGTCACCAAAAGCGAACTGGAAGCCAGGCCTGTATATGTTTGGACAAAAGAACACATCGAAGCGCACTTTCTTACCTGCTTTGTTGCACTTACCATTGCCAGGATACTAGAAATGAAGCTAGAGAGAAAGTACAGCATTGGAACTATACTAGATGCGCTTTCAAAAGCGGAATGTAGTCTGCTCCAACAGAATTATTATCTGTTCGACTATTATGATGAAACACTTAAAGATATAGGCAAAGTGATGAACATTGATTTCAGCAAACGGATCCGTACACTTGGAGAAATAAAAAAAATTTTGGCGGATACAAAAAAATAG
- a CDS encoding signal peptidase I, whose product MSKATENTKEPTSVGHKIGTVIGTILCILLVPILVINITLIIRSFTNPDKVPNVGNFFPLIVLTDSMYPDIQSGDLIFCHTEEPENIQVGDVIAFFDPAGNGTSIVTHSVAEVTQVNGQTAWITRGIANNADDAMPVPVDKLVGVYRMRIPNLGNVVMFMQTTAGLIVCVVCPILLLVGWDILRRRKYEKRKKADTDALLRELEELRAQKAKQAEDQTPVS is encoded by the coding sequence ATGAGCAAGGCAACGGAAAATACGAAAGAACCAACCTCCGTGGGCCACAAGATAGGGACTGTGATCGGTACGATCCTGTGCATACTTTTGGTTCCGATTCTGGTAATCAATATTACACTGATTATCCGCAGCTTCACAAACCCGGACAAGGTACCCAATGTTGGAAATTTTTTCCCACTAATTGTTCTTACTGATTCCATGTACCCGGATATCCAAAGCGGCGATCTGATCTTCTGCCACACAGAGGAGCCGGAAAACATTCAAGTTGGCGACGTCATCGCCTTTTTTGATCCGGCCGGCAACGGAACCAGCATTGTGACCCACTCGGTAGCAGAGGTTACACAGGTCAATGGGCAGACGGCGTGGATCACCCGTGGTATTGCCAACAACGCCGACGACGCTATGCCTGTGCCGGTGGATAAACTGGTGGGCGTATACCGGATGCGTATTCCTAACCTTGGCAATGTGGTCATGTTTATGCAGACTACAGCGGGACTGATTGTATGCGTGGTATGTCCTATTCTTCTTCTGGTCGGATGGGATATTTTACGCAGGCGAAAATATGAGAAAAGAAAAAAAGCGGATACGGATGCGCTTTTGCGGGAGTTGGAGGAACTTCGCGCGCAGAAAGCGAAACAGGCGGAAGACCAAACACCCGTTTCTTGA
- a CDS encoding DUF6431 domain-containing protein, translating into MSACSKKQHTFILTILLYSSIVFMEQKRERTAPPTVRSFSHTPAYLPYTGSCPTHEALASLTFIMIRNNSLFCKLIRIKSSSKKLFDSFMDGFRPELQTCPCCGAKGACSVHAYYERSLADFVGGKPVWHSLCILRLVCSCGHTHAILPDFIIPYSSYGLFFILRVLAEYFLRLASVEKICARFCINQNQLYHWLSLFKKQKEEWLGLLSSRESSGLSFLKGLFRMPAYSGFASGFVRRFSVSFLQSHRNPAAYCQQQFGP; encoded by the coding sequence ATGTCAGCGTGCAGTAAAAAACAGCACACTTTTATCTTGACCATCCTGCTCTATTCCAGTATAGTTTTTATGGAACAAAAAAGAGAAAGAACAGCCCCTCCTACAGTTCGTTCTTTCTCTCATACACCAGCATACCTGCCATATACGGGATCATGTCCCACTCATGAGGCTTTGGCATCACTGACATTTATTATGATAAGAAATAATTCCCTGTTTTGCAAGTTAATTCGTATAAAATCTTCATCAAAAAAGCTTTTTGACTCCTTCATGGACGGTTTCCGGCCTGAACTACAGACCTGCCCCTGTTGTGGGGCAAAGGGAGCTTGTTCCGTCCATGCCTATTATGAACGTTCCCTGGCTGATTTCGTTGGTGGAAAGCCTGTCTGGCACAGCCTCTGTATCCTGCGCCTTGTCTGTTCCTGCGGCCATACCCATGCCATCCTTCCGGATTTCATCATCCCTTATTCCTCCTACGGCCTTTTCTTTATCCTCCGTGTCCTGGCGGAATATTTCCTTCGGCTTGCTTCCGTAGAAAAAATCTGCGCACGCTTCTGTATTAACCAAAACCAGCTCTACCATTGGCTTTCCCTGTTCAAAAAGCAGAAGGAAGAGTGGCTGGGCCTTCTCTCTTCCAGGGAGTCCTCCGGCCTCTCTTTCCTGAAAGGCCTTTTTCGGATGCCCGCTTATTCCGGCTTTGCATCCGGTTTTGTCCGCCGCTTCTCTGTCTCCTTCCTCCAGTCCCACAGAAATCCGGCGGCTTACTGCCAACAGCAGTTCGGCCCCTGA